A region of Thermobifida halotolerans DNA encodes the following proteins:
- a CDS encoding phosphotransferase family protein, whose translation MSVENPPGLDLRRLRAHLDEVRPGLVTGPLSGELIEGGRSNLTYSVTDGVGRWVVRRPPLGHVLPTAHDMAREHRVISALAGTDVPVPGTITLCEDTSVIGARFYVMDFMPGVPLRRAEQLTAVGSERTRGIALRLMDTLAALHSVDPAAVGLADFGRPEGFLERQVRRWGKQLDASRSRDLPGIDELRSRLAGSVPASGPAAIVHGDYRLDNALVDADDRITAVLDWEMSTLGDPLTDLGLMLVYFSDEILATPGPSDVHRAPGFPTGEELVARYAERSGRDVSRLDWYTGLAFFKLAVILEGIHYRYTQGKTVGSNFEYIGEVVPVLVEGGLKRLSG comes from the coding sequence ATGAGCGTGGAGAACCCGCCCGGTCTGGACCTGCGGCGGCTGCGCGCGCACCTGGACGAGGTGCGGCCCGGACTGGTCACCGGACCCCTGAGCGGCGAGCTCATCGAGGGCGGCCGCTCCAACCTCACCTACTCCGTCACCGACGGCGTCGGACGCTGGGTGGTGCGCCGCCCCCCGCTGGGCCACGTGCTGCCCACCGCGCACGACATGGCCCGCGAGCACCGCGTCATCTCCGCGCTCGCCGGCACCGACGTCCCGGTGCCAGGCACGATCACCCTGTGCGAGGACACCTCGGTCATCGGCGCGCGCTTCTACGTGATGGACTTCATGCCCGGCGTCCCCCTCCGCAGGGCCGAGCAGCTCACCGCCGTCGGCTCCGAACGCACCCGCGGCATCGCGCTGCGCCTGATGGACACCCTCGCCGCGCTGCACTCCGTGGACCCCGCCGCCGTCGGCCTGGCCGACTTCGGACGGCCCGAGGGCTTCCTGGAGCGCCAGGTGCGCCGCTGGGGCAAGCAGTTGGACGCCTCCCGCAGCCGCGACCTGCCCGGCATCGACGAACTGCGCTCCCGCCTCGCCGGGTCCGTGCCCGCCTCGGGCCCGGCCGCGATCGTCCACGGCGACTACCGCCTCGACAACGCCCTGGTCGACGCCGACGACCGCATCACCGCCGTCCTGGACTGGGAGATGTCCACCCTCGGCGACCCGCTCACCGACCTGGGACTCATGCTCGTCTACTTCAGCGACGAGATCCTCGCCACTCCCGGCCCCAGCGACGTGCACCGGGCCCCCGGCTTCCCCACCGGCGAGGAACTGGTCGCCCGCTACGCCGAGCGCTCCGGCCGCGACGTCTCCCGGCTGGACTGGTACACCGGCCTGGCCTTCTTCAAGCTCGCCGTCATCCTGGAGGGCATCCACTACCGCTACACCCAGGGAAAGACCGTCGGCAGCAACTTCGAGTACATCGGCGAGGTCGTGCCCGTCCTGGTCGAGGGCGGCCTCAAGCGGCTGTCCGGCTGA
- a CDS encoding response regulator transcription factor: MISVLVVDDEQLVRSGLRMILESASDLKVVGEAADGAEAVDRARELRPDVVLLDIRMPGVDGLTAAAGLAELPDAPRVVLLTTFDLDEYVHQGLRAKAVGFLLKDTPPRDLVAAVRTVHEGNAMLAPSVTRRMLERFAAPGGGAAEAARRLEVLSERERAVLVAVARGLSNAEVGEELGMREATVKAHVSRILTKLGKTNRVQIAILAHDAGWV; this comes from the coding sequence GTGATCTCGGTTCTCGTGGTCGACGACGAGCAGTTGGTGCGTTCGGGGCTGCGGATGATCCTGGAGTCGGCGTCCGACCTGAAGGTCGTGGGGGAGGCCGCGGACGGCGCCGAGGCCGTGGACCGCGCCCGGGAGCTGCGCCCCGACGTGGTGCTCCTGGACATCCGCATGCCCGGCGTCGACGGGCTGACCGCCGCCGCGGGCCTGGCCGAACTGCCGGACGCGCCCAGGGTGGTGCTGCTCACCACCTTCGACCTGGACGAGTACGTGCACCAGGGGCTACGCGCGAAGGCGGTGGGCTTCCTGCTCAAGGACACTCCGCCGCGCGACCTGGTCGCGGCGGTGCGCACCGTCCACGAGGGCAACGCGATGCTCGCGCCCAGCGTCACCCGGCGCATGCTGGAGCGCTTCGCGGCCCCCGGCGGCGGCGCGGCGGAGGCGGCCCGGCGGTTGGAGGTACTGAGCGAACGCGAGCGCGCGGTGCTGGTGGCGGTGGCCAGGGGGCTGTCCAACGCCGAGGTCGGCGAGGAGTTGGGCATGCGCGAGGCGACCGTGAAAGCGCACGTCAGCCGCATCCTGACCAAGCTCGGCAAGACCAACCGGGTGCAGATCGCGATCCTGGCGCACGACGCCGGATGGGTCTGA
- a CDS encoding sensor histidine kinase yields MRRRWTERARAAWRWGRKNRYTLADVGYALGSLPFVVAGMVISLNGDVGWGLDALLDGMAVLSPITGLFLGLQLVLVVPGLVALAVLARRTSPQWLLWSSLLLTAAFGNVYAAPVALYSYAAWFPDRRRLLLLWSCAHFAALTATYSGRESILVVPLTMSFLVFPLLFGLWVGTRRQLVENLRERAERLEREQHLMAESAIAAERTRIAREMHDVVAHRVSLMVLHAGGLEVSAPDERTAKAAELIRTTGREALAELREILGVLRDGGDTAPTAPQPVLDDLGKLVDNARAAGMTVVLSATGTPRRLPAQVERTAYRVVQEALTNAAKHAPGAPVDVHVDHGDRELTLTVANAAATDTTADPVPGSGYGLVGLRERLAMVGGTMVAYPLPDGGWWLRAAVPVPPASDTAGAEAADTVEEPQ; encoded by the coding sequence ATGCGGCGAAGGTGGACGGAGCGGGCGCGCGCGGCGTGGCGGTGGGGGCGGAAGAACCGCTACACGCTGGCCGACGTCGGCTACGCGCTCGGTTCCCTCCCCTTCGTCGTCGCCGGGATGGTCATCTCCCTCAACGGGGATGTCGGCTGGGGGCTGGACGCGCTGCTGGACGGCATGGCCGTGCTCTCCCCGATCACCGGCCTGTTCCTGGGGTTGCAGCTCGTCCTGGTGGTGCCCGGACTGGTCGCGCTGGCCGTCCTGGCGCGCCGCACCAGCCCCCAGTGGCTGCTGTGGTCGAGCCTGCTGCTGACGGCGGCCTTCGGCAACGTCTACGCGGCCCCCGTCGCCCTCTACAGCTACGCGGCGTGGTTTCCCGACCGGCGGCGACTGCTGCTGCTGTGGTCGTGCGCCCACTTCGCGGCGCTGACAGCGACCTACTCCGGGCGAGAGTCCATCCTCGTCGTTCCCCTCACCATGTCGTTCCTCGTGTTCCCGCTGCTGTTCGGCCTGTGGGTGGGCACGCGCCGCCAGCTCGTGGAGAACCTGCGCGAGCGCGCCGAACGCCTGGAGCGCGAACAGCACCTCATGGCCGAGAGCGCCATCGCCGCCGAACGCACCCGCATCGCCCGCGAGATGCACGACGTCGTGGCGCACCGGGTCAGCCTCATGGTGCTGCACGCGGGCGGCCTGGAGGTCTCCGCGCCCGACGAGCGCACCGCCAAGGCCGCCGAGCTGATCCGCACCACCGGCCGGGAGGCCCTGGCCGAGCTGCGGGAGATCCTGGGCGTGCTGCGCGACGGGGGCGACACCGCGCCGACCGCGCCCCAGCCGGTCCTCGACGACCTGGGCAAACTGGTCGACAACGCGCGCGCCGCCGGGATGACGGTGGTGCTCAGCGCCACCGGGACGCCGCGGCGGCTACCCGCGCAGGTGGAGCGCACCGCCTACCGGGTGGTGCAGGAGGCGCTGACCAACGCGGCCAAGCACGCCCCCGGCGCGCCGGTCGACGTCCACGTCGACCACGGGGACCGGGAGCTGACGCTCACCGTGGCCAACGCCGCCGCGACGGACACCACCGCCGACCCCGTGCCGGGCAGCGGATACGGTCTGGTGGGACTGCGGGAGCGGCTCGCCATGGTCGGCGGGACCATGGTCGCCTACCCGCTGCCAGACGGAGGGTGGTGGCTGCGCGCCGCCGTCCCCGTGCCCCCCGCCTCGGACACCGCCGGGGCCGAGGCCGCCGACACCGTGGAGGAGCCCCAGTGA
- a CDS encoding ABC transporter ATP-binding protein gives MPTPPAPPESPTRYAVVAHALTKVYPAGDAPVRALDGVDVAFARGAFTAIMGPSGSGKSTLMHCMAGLDAPTSGSVRLGATELTELDDKRLTLLRRDRIGFVFQSFNLLPMLTARQNILLPAQIAGRAVDSDRFAHVVRVTGLADRLDHRPAKLSGGQQQRVAVARALVGAPEVVYADEPTGNLDSRSGAEILSFLRDSVRDLGQTIVMVTHDPIAASYADRVVFLRDGRLVDDVDHPTAQAVLDRLAALEG, from the coding sequence GTGCCCACACCCCCCGCCCCGCCCGAGTCGCCGACGCGGTACGCCGTCGTCGCCCACGCTCTGACCAAGGTCTATCCGGCCGGGGATGCCCCGGTGCGCGCCCTGGACGGAGTGGACGTGGCGTTCGCGCGCGGAGCGTTCACCGCCATCATGGGCCCCTCCGGCTCGGGCAAGTCCACCCTCATGCACTGCATGGCCGGGCTGGACGCCCCCACCTCCGGCTCGGTGCGGCTGGGCGCCACCGAGCTGACCGAGCTCGACGACAAGCGGCTCACCCTGCTGCGCCGTGACCGCATCGGGTTCGTCTTCCAGTCGTTCAACCTGCTGCCGATGCTCACCGCACGGCAGAACATCCTGCTGCCCGCCCAGATCGCCGGACGCGCCGTCGACTCCGACCGCTTCGCGCACGTCGTCAGGGTCACCGGGCTGGCCGACCGGCTGGACCACCGGCCCGCCAAGCTGTCGGGCGGCCAGCAGCAGCGCGTGGCCGTGGCCCGCGCCCTGGTGGGCGCGCCCGAGGTGGTCTACGCCGACGAGCCCACCGGCAACCTCGACTCCCGGTCCGGCGCGGAGATCCTGTCGTTCCTGCGCGACTCGGTGCGCGACCTGGGCCAGACCATCGTGATGGTCACCCACGACCCGATCGCCGCCTCCTACGCCGACCGGGTGGTGTTCCTGCGCGACGGCCGCCTCGTCGACGACGTCGACCACCCCACCGCGCAGGCCGTCCTCGACCGGCTCGCCGCCCTGGAGGGCTGA